One genomic region from Candidatus Methylomirabilota bacterium encodes:
- a CDS encoding malate dehydrogenase (Catalyzes the reversible oxidation of malate to oxaloacetate), with protein NVSAFVLGGHGDTMVPLPRYSTCGGIPITELLPKEVVDQIVTRTANGGAEIVSLLKTGSAYYAPSSAAVEMVEAILKDKKKILPCAAYLNGHYGVRGLYVGVPVKLGRRGVEQVVEIKLTPEEQTAFQQSAAAVRELVDKLKL; from the coding sequence AACGTTTCGGCCTTCGTGCTCGGCGGGCACGGGGACACGATGGTTCCCCTGCCGCGCTATTCGACATGCGGCGGCATTCCGATCACTGAATTGCTGCCGAAAGAGGTGGTTGATCAGATCGTCACGCGCACGGCCAATGGCGGCGCCGAGATCGTCAGCCTGCTCAAGACCGGATCTGCCTACTATGCGCCTTCGTCCGCGGCGGTTGAAATGGTCGAAGCGATTCTGAAGGACAAGAAGAAGATCCTGCCCTGCGCCGCCTACCTCAACGGCCACTACGGCGTGCGGGGGCTGTACGTCGGCGTTCCGGTAAAGCTCGGGCGCCGCGGCGTCGAGCAGGTCGTCGAGATCAAGCTGACCCCAGAAGAGCAAACGGCATTTCAGCAGTCGGCGGCCGCCGTGCGCGA